GAGTCTTGCCCCCTGTGTGCACAGATTAGTTGTCGTAATATTTCTCATCACTCACCGACCACCGCCATGAAAGATCACCAGAGTACCATTGTGCAAGATGTACGGGTGCCGCCATCCTTTCATCAGTATATGCAAGATGATGAAATGGCGTAACGCGTGCCATTGTTGAGAGTGATCTCTGCAACGGTATCGGAATCAAGAAACAGACTTACCAGTAACCAAAGAGAAGGCAGAGATCTGCAGAGGCTTCTCAGGCAGGCCAAGCAGGATCATCTTGCCCTGGGGCTTGAGGAGAGCAAGGTAAGCGTACATGGACATGCTTGCAGAGGCCGTGTTCATAATGCCATCCATTGTGCCCTTCGCAGCCTGTAAAAATAGGGATAAAAAATATACATACGTGTGGCACTTGAATAAAGAAGATGACACTATGGTATCAATTGGCGTGTTCTCAAGTTTGGGTCCATAAAGGTTTGGACGTTTTGTAATGAAGCAGCATGGGGAGCAAATAGACTTACCACCATTGATAGAGATCTGAAGCTGCACCCTATCTACAAACAGATAGATTGGTCCCGCGACGATAAATAGTTCATGTACTCATAAATCATAATGCAATGCAAAGTGGTCCTTATCAACTAGTACATGAGTATTTTTATCATCCTGTCTATCCCTTAATTAGACTACTTGTTTTAAAGAAATTAATTGGTCTACTTTGAAGTCCCATGAAGCCAAGCCAGCCCAACATTTCTTACCTTCATCTGGTTAGCATCACCGCTGACAACAAAGGCGTCTGCACCAAGCGTCTCCATAGCTTCCTCCCTCTTCCCCGGGGACGTGCTGATCACGGTCACCCTCATCCCGAACGCCTTCGCGAACTTCACGGCGACGTGCCCAAGCCCCCCGAGTCCAACCACGCCGATGTGCTTGCCTGCCTCGTTTAGCCCGTGGTGCTTCATGGGGTTGTACACGGTTATCCCTGCACAGAGCAGCGGCGCGCCTCTGTCGAGGGGCATGCCATCAGGGAACCGGATGACGAAGCGCTCGTTGACGACAACCATGTCAGAGTAGCCACCGTAGGTGACGGTGCCGTCCCTGTCGTGGGAGTTGTAGGTGAAGATGATCTTGGAGCAGTAGTTCTCGTGCCCTCCCTCGCAGCTCTCGCAGGACTGGCATGTGTTGACCATGCACCCGACGCCAACCTTGTCTCCGACGTTGAACCTCTTCACGTTCTTGCCAACCTCGGTGATCAGCCCGGCGATCTCGTGCCTGCATCCATCCGTCAGCGTTATTTGTGCTCAGAGCAACCAGTCAGAGTTACCTCTGTTAGAGGTTAGAGGTGTAGTATTCTCTCACGTTCAGAGAGGATACTGTTTTCTCTCCTCCTGGACGAAGATTCAAAGCGGGCATCATGCAAGTATGCAGTGGGCAGCTAGAATTGACGAAGTCTTGATAAAAGAATTATGAGGTCCTACAAATGGAATTATGAAGTGGTGCCTCTTTTCTTTTCAAGACGTGAGAACACTTACCCAGGGACAACAGGGTAGTTGGCGTTCTTCCACTCGTTCTTGATGGTGTGCAGGTCAGAGTGGCATATCCCGCAGTACAGTATCTGTATGGCAACATCGTCATCTCCAGTGTCCCTGCACAATGGCAAGGTATAAAGCATAATTTCACGCAGCAGGCCCATTCTGCTTATCTGTCCGATCTATTTGAAGGTTCAAGTCAGGGAAGAACTGTTCGTTACAAGCTGGAGCGACAATAGTTCAGTCTCCAGAGTTCAAATTTTGTCGCACATACGGTCGCGAATTTCCCCACACAAAAAGAGGCTATTTATTTTCCATGCCCAACCGAAAATATTTCATGGACATGTTTGTAGACCAGATTATATGGGCAGTAAAGTACCCAACTCAACTTCATACCCAAGGTTTTCACTAGTCCAAGTCTTTTTTTTTCTTGAACCCGCAGCACATCTCTGTACTAACAAGGAAAAGGGGCAAGAATTCTTACAACACAGACCTACACATCCATGGATCTAGAAAAGCATTTGGCACCCTATGCTTACAACAAAAAAGATCTCGACCAAGATGCCAGACACCTAATGCTGCAACCAACTCATGGACCCGTTTTCAACATACCATCTTCAGTCTCCTAAAGGGATATTGCTGGTCTGGTTGAAACGTTCGACACATGAAAGGTAGAGATATATATATTTACTATACATGAATATGAACATGACACAGCTCAGTGCTCACATAGATTCTCCATGTGCGTCAGGCCCTACATACAGGTTGAAACACATGATCCATCATCCATGCACGGACCAACGCCCGTGATGGGCATTTATTTacctatttatttattatttactaGGAGGTGGAGGAGGCTCCACAAAGGAAGGAAATGGCGACCGCGACGGTAGCAACCACAACCAGAAACCAGAAGAGAGGAGACGGGCGGTGGTAACTGCAAGGAGTGGGCTCAATAAATTCCTGCAGGGGGGGAGCAATGGCGTTTGTCACCTTGTATACTGATGCCGCCGTTGAGATCTGATCAGATCTGGCACGCCTACGGCTACGGTTGAGCTGTCACTAATCCATTCCCTGGCAAGTCAGGAGTAATTGCTGCTGTGTATGGAACCTAGCTGCCTCAGCGAGCTTCAGCGACTGCCGACTGGATGGAATCGTTCTGGACTAGAGGTTTCTACGGTGGTTTATCTGCAATGGAAGGGCTGAACCTGAACAGATACTGGAACCGTGAGGAAGTAAGTACGACAGCAGACATCCGGCGGGCGATTGCTAACAGTTTTTGTTTGTTTGCATATAAGCTAGCTCGCACACAGTATATTTTTATGACACTTTCATTCCACTGCAACACTGCATACGGATGCTCAACTCAACTAGAAACGTTGAGATAGTAAAAAATAGGGTTTTTTAAATTGGTGCCCTCTGCTAATAATAATAAATTTGAGGTTTTACCTCTAAACATCCCATGAAATACGCTAGCTATAGGTGCAGAATGCAGATCGACGCCCACGCTAACAAGAACCACAGAATCTCAATTTCGCAGCTAGCAACAACTAATCAAAGATCCTGCTCGCCTCTCATAACCTTGCAAAAATCCGACATTGCACCTCAACTCCAAACCAAGCCAAATTAGCCGCACACTTCCTCAGACGGGAGGCGAAAACATCCAGCAACCCGCGACGCCAGATTCCTTCCACCCGCGCGTCGGTTTGCTAATCCTGCACTGCATGCACGCACCCGATTCCACGCCGATGCACATTTCATCAACCGACCGCAATTGGGTGAGGCCAGCAACCCATCACTAGCTAGGCGGCTGCTAGAAACAGGTCGAGCGGGCAGCGTCGTCTGGCTACGGCCAGCTGCCAGCACCACCCGCATGCGGCATGCGCGAACGCGTAGGCGTACCTTCGCGAGATGCGGATGGGGGAGACGGCGCCGGAGGCGTCGTGCGCCGCGAGCGCCAACGCCCTCCGCCGGTGCTGCTCCGCCTCCACCGGTGCCATGGTTTGTGCGCGGTGGTGGCTTTGATTCGCACTTCGCAGTGTCAGCAGCGGAGGGGGGGCGGCTGGTGAGCTGGACTGGAGAAGCGGGGAAGAACGGTGCCGATACTGCGATTGGCGGCCAACGCGGCGCAACGGCTGCGAGTTGCTGCTCTCTTTATTGCGCGACCATTCTATTAAAATCCGTTTTTCCAAAAACGATTATATCCTAATAAAAATTATATATAGACACACTCATAAATTGAACTGTGAGCtgagttttgtttttgtttttgcacGGAGTCATTTGAAAAAGTCATAACTTCCTCATTTGAAATCCAATAGAGATAAAAATTACAGAGCTCCGATCACATCCGGGGCGTGGCTCCAGAACTCCaagaaagctagcaagagactgtCAACACACTAACTCGAGATTTACAAATTTCATAGAGTTTTTAGAGCTGCGGTATAGATTTTTAAAGTACCTCTCTTGCTGCTCAAAATTCTCTAAAAGGCGGTATAGATATGTAGTTTGAAGTTATTTACCAGCTACTAGACCACTACCATTGATTATGAGAAAACAATTTAAACTCTAAATCAGAGCTGCTCCATCCATAGTTTTGAACTAGAGATAATCTAAAGTGGAGCAGATTCATACCCAACACGCCCCTACATACATTGTTCAATTTTACATCGACCTACATTGCTGACATGAGTTACATGTCTCCTTGACCATTATAATTTTCATATGCAAAGATATAAAAGGGCCATTATATCTTTTAGCATGGTTAAGGAGAGTGAACGAATAACCACGATTTTATCCACTCGCTAGTGTATAGTATCTTAAAATAATGGTGCCTTTTTTATATGCCATTACATGAACATAAAATCTATATGAACACTAATACAGTACGTGCATTGCAACGGCCACCGTGTGCAATCACCGGTGCTCTATCGTCGATGCCCGAAGTTACTATGGAAGGCAATAGTGGACATATGGGAGGCACAAAAAAACATTGCCAACGAAGTTACTATGCTTGAAGCCCGCGACGGGATAATAATCTTCAAAGTCATGTAACAAAACACTGGCAACTTCATCAAACAAAAGAAGCCATTTGTTGGAACAATGACATTGTATCTGATGAACAATGTGTCGATCAAGGGGTGCACACATTGTTCAAATATTAATGACGATGAAGGGCCTGAGGTGCCATAGACGTGATCAAAGGTGCAGACATGGGGTCCAATTTAGAACTGAGACAACACATAAACAAATCATTGTATGTTTGAACATTATGTACCGTGGTAGAGAGGTATATGCTGAGCTTGTATGCGTTCAGAATCTGATTCAACAAGTATATTGTAATTTTTTCTACGAAATTGTATAATACTATAGAAGAGTCACAAAATCAGTAAATGATCCTGAGAAAAATCCTCCAGTGGAGATCTCCATCACCTATGTAAGCCCTTGGTGGATGAACTCGCCCATTTTTTAATACAAGCCATGCAGACGAATGCATCAATTCAAAACCCTTGAAGCATCAAAGTTTTTCACCATCTGCCCACAACAATCAAACAAAACAAATCAATGCATGTGGGTCGCTGGGCGTGGCAGTGACGCAATTTGTGCAACCATCCTACAACTCCGTTGTGATGAGTGGCCTTATATTGACAGGCACCTTCATGTTGTCCTTTAAAGGATGCACTGCAATTGTTGCCTCTAggttctccatcgaaacactaacCATGAATTCCCCTAACTAATCACGCAACACCAAAGAGTACCCTAAAATCGCATCCAAGTTGCGTGAAAAAACCACTTCAAACCGGCGTATCGGTCTGGATTGACGACACCCTTCTCGGTGGGCGGCGGCGAGGTGGCAGGTGCCGCCCCATGTGAACATTGCATTGTTGTCTACCAACTAACTGTTACATTGGATCAGAAATATATATGCCAAGCAAACAACTCTGACAAAACTAATTGAACTATAAAAGACTATAAATAGTCCATCAATATAATAAACCATGTGAAATCAAACTGATAGGCAAAGGTGACTTTGATAGGAATTAATTGGTGCTCCTCCAAACGCGGCAACTACCATAACACCTATCTGATACTGAAATTTTCTCACCTCTTCATGAATCTGTAGCTCACAAAAAAATGTGAGTCattatatcaagaggggcaaaagtCCAAGCGGACAAACATAAAGTGCAGAGAACACAAAAACAAAAAGGCGCACACCCATGAACTATAGCAACACACTCCACAACACAAAACACCCACATCCCCTCACGAAGTGATCTATGGCATTATATTGGTGACTACCACAGTGTTGGGAAAGAAATCAAGGCCATAAGTTGGAAGCCCTTTTGCTCCAGCCATACCCCATAATTTGATCTTTAACATTCCATGAAATGGAACGGGTGTCTGGAACAACACCCTCAATCACACACTCATTCCTATGTTTTGAAATTTACCAACTATCAACCATTTGGATTTGCATCTATGATTCTAATGCCTAGT
This portion of the Zea mays cultivar B73 chromosome 2, Zm-B73-REFERENCE-NAM-5.0, whole genome shotgun sequence genome encodes:
- the LOC100191885 gene encoding cinnamyl alcohol dehydrogenase 1 gives rise to the protein MAPVEAEQHRRRALALAAHDASGAVSPIRISRRDTGDDDVAIQILYCGICHSDLHTIKNEWKNANYPVVPGHEIAGLITEVGKNVKRFNVGDKVGVGCMVNTCQSCESCEGGHENYCSKIIFTYNSHDRDGTVTYGGYSDMVVVNERFVIRFPDGMPLDRGAPLLCAGITVYNPMKHHGLNEAGKHIGVVGLGGLGHVAVKFAKAFGMRVTVISTSPGKREEAMETLGADAFVVSGDANQMKAAKGTMDGIMNTASASMSMYAYLALLKPQGKMILLGLPEKPLQISAFSLVTGGKTLAGSCMGSIRDTQEMMDFAAKHGLAADIELIGTEEVNEAMERLAKGEVRYRFVIDIGNTLNAASLGSSPVPAL
- the LOC100191885 gene encoding cinnamyl alcohol dehydrogenase 1 isoform X1 → MAPVEAEQHRRRALALAAHDASGAVSPIRISRRDTGDDDVAIQILYCGICHSDLHTIKNEWKNANYPVVPGHEIAGLITEVGKNVKRFNVGDKVGVGCMVNTCQSCESCEGGHENYCSKIIFTYNSHDRDGTVTYGGYSDMVVVNERFVIRFPDGMPLDRGAPLLCAGITVYNPMKHHGLNEAGKHIGVVGLGGLGHVAVKFAKAFGMRVTVISTSPGKREEAMETLGADAFVVSGDANQMKAAKGTMDGIMNTASASMSMYAYLALLKPQGKMILLGLPEKPLQISAFSLVTGWRHPYILHNGGKTLAGSCMGSIRDTQEMMDFAAKHGLAADIELIGTEEVNEAMERLAKGEVRYRFVIDIGNTLNAASLGSSPVPAL